The DNA segment AGATAAATTCATCATTTTCATTAAAACTAAAATCCAAACAACTGCTAGAAATTGCTAAAACAGGAGTAGAACAGGCGATAGAAACTGATGAAGCAACAGCAACCCATTGGATAAACCAGCAACTTGAAGCATTAGGCATCACCCTAACTGCTACCATTTAAACAATCTGGGAATAATCATGAAAGCACTTAAAGTTATGGCAACGATTAACGACCAGGGACAACTAACTTTAGATCATCCGCTTTTAACTGATAAAAATAGCCGAGTAGAAGTCATTGTGCTAATCCCTGAAGAAGAAGAAATTCTGGATGATCAATCTCAAGCAGAAGTCTTAGCAGATTTCCGGCAAGCTTGGCAAGAAGCCATGACTGGGCAGACTATCCCGGTGGCTCAACTTTGGGAAGGTCTTGAAGATGCTTGATCAGCCTTTGATTTAAGTTGAAGCTTCGCCAACGTTTAAACGAAATATACGCACTCTTGCTAAGAAATATCGCAGTATTCGGAATGACATACAACCTGTTATCGAACAACTTGAGCAAGGAGAATTGCCAGGAGATCAAATACCTGGGATTGGTTATACAGTCTTCAAGTTGAGAGTCCGAAATAGTGACACTCAAAAAGGTAAAAGCGGTGGCTATCGTTTAATTTACTACGTCAAAACAGCAACAGGAATCATTTTGCTGACCGTTTACACAAAATCTGAACAAGTCGATATTGCCGCAGATGACATTCAGAGCATCATTGCAGACTATGAGCAACGGACGCTTACCGAGCA comes from the Nostoc sp. PCC 7120 = FACHB-418 genome and includes:
- a CDS encoding type II toxin-antitoxin system RelE/ParE family toxin; its protein translation is MRTLAKKYRSIRNDIQPVIEQLEQGELPGDQIPGIGYTVFKLRVRNSDTQKGKSGGYRLIYYVKTATGIILLTVYTKSEQVDIAADDIQSIIADYEQRTLTEQDNS
- a CDS encoding type II toxin-antitoxin system RelN family antitoxin — encoded protein: MKALKVMATINDQGQLTLDHPLLTDKNSRVEVIVLIPEEEEILDDQSQAEVLADFRQAWQEAMTGQTIPVAQLWEGLEDA